From the genome of Pedobacter sp. MC2016-14, one region includes:
- the kdsA gene encoding 3-deoxy-8-phosphooctulonate synthase: protein MIDFKIDKLKHTHTNNFLLMAGPCAIEGEEIAMRIADRIVTITDKLGIPYIFKGSYRKANRSKGDSFTGIGDEKALKILEKVGRTFGLPTVTDIHESGEAAMAAEYADVLQIPAFLCRQTDLLIAAAHTGKVINVKKGQFLSAGSMKFAVDKVVEAGNQRVILTDRGNTFGYQDLIVDYRGLPEMQNFGVPVVMDCTHSLQQPNQSSGVTGGKPELIETIAKAAIAVGADGLFIETHPNPSEAKSDGANMLHLDLLEEMLVKLIRIRQAVI from the coding sequence ATGATTGATTTTAAAATAGATAAGTTAAAGCATACCCATACAAACAATTTTCTGTTAATGGCTGGTCCATGCGCTATTGAAGGCGAGGAAATTGCGATGCGTATTGCTGATCGTATAGTTACAATTACGGATAAATTGGGTATTCCCTATATATTTAAAGGTTCATATCGTAAGGCAAACAGGTCTAAAGGTGATTCCTTTACCGGCATAGGTGATGAAAAAGCACTAAAGATTTTAGAGAAGGTAGGTCGTACTTTCGGCTTGCCTACAGTCACGGACATCCACGAAAGCGGGGAGGCTGCTATGGCTGCCGAGTATGCAGATGTGCTGCAAATTCCAGCTTTTTTATGCCGACAAACAGATTTATTAATTGCTGCCGCACATACCGGAAAAGTAATTAATGTAAAAAAAGGCCAGTTTTTATCTGCCGGTTCCATGAAGTTTGCAGTTGATAAGGTGGTTGAAGCAGGAAACCAACGTGTAATTTTAACAGACCGTGGAAATACCTTTGGTTACCAAGACCTTATTGTAGATTATCGGGGTTTACCCGAAATGCAAAACTTTGGTGTGCCGGTGGTGATGGATTGTACACATTCCCTGCAACAACCCAATCAAAGTAGTGGTGTAACAGGAGGGAAGCCAGAACTGATTGAAACCATTGCGAAAGCTGCCATTGCAGTTGGTGCTGACGGCTTATTTATTGAAACACACCCCAATCCGTCAGAAGCAAAATCTGATGGTGCAAATATGTTACACCTGGATTTACTGGAAGAAATGCTGGTTAAACTCATCAGAATTAGACAAGCGGTTATTTAA
- a CDS encoding 7-carboxy-7-deazaguanine synthase QueE, giving the protein MAHQIPTDGTLLPLMEEFYTIQGEGYNTGKAAYFIRLGGCDVGCHWCDVKESWDAELHPLTHADAIAEKADSFPGKAVVITGGEPLIYNLDYLTSKLKERNILTFIETSGAYPLSGHWDWICLSPKKFKAPRPDITPFANELKVIVFNKSDFAWAEQYAETVSPDCKLYLQPEWSKSKEITPLIIDYVMANPKWEISLQTHKYLNIP; this is encoded by the coding sequence ATGGCACATCAAATTCCAACAGACGGCACTTTACTTCCTTTAATGGAAGAGTTTTACACTATTCAGGGCGAAGGGTACAATACGGGTAAGGCCGCATATTTTATTCGCCTTGGTGGGTGTGATGTGGGCTGCCACTGGTGCGATGTGAAAGAAAGCTGGGATGCTGAATTACATCCTTTAACGCATGCAGATGCGATTGCAGAGAAGGCAGATTCTTTCCCTGGTAAAGCAGTAGTGATTACTGGCGGCGAGCCACTAATTTATAACCTGGATTACCTTACTTCCAAATTAAAAGAAAGAAACATCCTTACGTTTATTGAAACCTCCGGGGCTTATCCCCTTTCGGGACATTGGGACTGGATTTGCTTGTCACCTAAAAAGTTCAAAGCTCCGCGCCCGGACATTACGCCATTTGCTAATGAGCTTAAAGTGATTGTTTTTAACAAAAGTGATTTTGCATGGGCTGAGCAATATGCGGAAACCGTATCGCCTGATTGTAAACTCTATCTGCAGCCAGAATGGTCAAAATCTAAGGAAATTACACCTTTGATTATTGATTATGTAATGGCCAATCCTAAATGGGAAATTTCACTTCAGACCCATAAATATTTAAACATACCTTAA
- a CDS encoding nitrilase family protein, translated as MESTNYLNISNLKITVFQAYLFWENVDKNLQNLSLRLSMGVKEKTDLIVLPEMFNTGFSMNTAALAEDMNGKTLKWMQEVAQKYACVVTGSLMIKENGEFYNRLVWMLPDGTSSHYDKRHLFSMGSEDKNYAPGTEQVIVELNGWKIRLAICYDLRFPVWLRNKNMEYDLLLVIASWPDKRTAHWKALIPARAIENQSYVIGVNRVGHDGNEVYHSGHSMCIDPNGNTVYYKPEDEDLYTFSINYAELVKNRRSFPFLRDADDFTIL; from the coding sequence ATGGAAAGTACAAATTATTTAAACATCAGTAACCTAAAAATAACGGTCTTCCAGGCTTACTTGTTTTGGGAAAACGTGGATAAAAACCTCCAAAACCTGTCTTTACGCCTGTCAATGGGTGTAAAAGAAAAGACAGATTTAATTGTTTTACCAGAAATGTTCAATACTGGGTTTAGCATGAATACTGCAGCCCTTGCTGAAGATATGAATGGCAAAACGCTAAAATGGATGCAGGAGGTGGCCCAAAAATATGCCTGTGTAGTAACAGGAAGTTTAATGATCAAAGAAAATGGGGAATTTTATAACCGTCTGGTTTGGATGCTTCCCGATGGTACTTCAAGTCATTATGACAAAAGACACCTCTTTAGCATGGGATCTGAAGACAAGAATTATGCGCCAGGAACAGAACAGGTAATTGTGGAACTTAACGGATGGAAAATAAGGCTTGCCATTTGTTACGATCTGCGTTTTCCGGTTTGGTTACGCAATAAAAACATGGAGTACGATCTGCTATTGGTTATAGCCAGCTGGCCGGATAAAAGAACTGCGCATTGGAAAGCATTAATCCCTGCCCGGGCTATAGAGAACCAAAGTTATGTAATTGGCGTTAACCGGGTTGGACATGATGGTAATGAAGTTTACCATAGTGGTCATTCTATGTGTATTGACCCAAATGGAAATACGGTTTATTATAAACCAGAGGATGAAGACCTTTATACTTTTAGTATTAATTACGCAGAACTGGTAAAGAACAGAAGAAGCTTCCCATTTTTGAGAGATGCCGATGATTTTACGATCTTATAA
- a CDS encoding OmpA family protein, whose product MKKYTLTLLIIFLTQFGFAQTDAREYFKIGRAFSNKGDYLNAKKNYQLFIDTYKGTDPVLKQLAEKHIRDCDFSIQAMKSPEQFKLLNMGPGINSGYRDYFPAITADGETIIFSRNVGGNEDFYVSKKKNSEWQAALPLSDQINTKAYNEGAQSISPDGMYLFFTGCNRPDGLGRCDIYVSHRNGNEWGKPFNLGAPLNSAYWDSQPAITPDGSTLYFVSNRPGGLGGYDIWKSTLNDEGEWEKPINLGPEINTAYDEHTPFIHPDGKTMYFSSDGWPGFGNKDLFYSRLDEHNNWAKPVNLGYPINTFNEETGLIVTPDGTEGLLSSNIAGGFGDMDIYRFKMPQHAKPQLITYVKGIVKDRQTSSLLEARIQVVDLKSKHAVYSDYTSESGDFLAVMPIGSDYAFNVSADGYLFYSQNFELNKAYVSKPFVMEILMDKIRIGTDVTLRNIFFDTNKYELLESSVVELNNLVDLLVLNKNIAIEIQGHTDNIGNSLLNEKLSLNRAKAVYDYLVAHKINPVKLSYKGLGAKNPLVTNDTEEGRKQNRRTSFIITKL is encoded by the coding sequence ATGAAGAAATATACCCTTACACTGCTCATCATATTCCTTACTCAGTTTGGATTTGCACAGACTGATGCAAGGGAGTATTTTAAAATCGGCAGGGCCTTCTCCAATAAAGGCGACTATCTAAACGCAAAAAAAAACTATCAGTTATTTATTGATACCTATAAAGGAACAGATCCCGTTTTAAAGCAATTGGCAGAAAAACACATTAGGGATTGTGATTTCTCGATACAGGCGATGAAATCTCCGGAACAATTTAAATTGCTGAATATGGGTCCTGGCATAAATTCAGGCTACAGGGATTACTTCCCAGCTATTACCGCTGATGGTGAGACCATCATCTTTAGCAGAAATGTTGGAGGAAATGAAGACTTTTATGTTTCTAAAAAAAAGAATAGCGAATGGCAAGCTGCCCTGCCTTTAAGTGACCAAATCAATACGAAAGCATATAACGAGGGTGCCCAATCTATTTCTCCGGATGGGATGTACTTATTTTTTACGGGCTGCAACAGACCTGATGGACTGGGAAGATGTGACATCTATGTTAGTCATAGAAATGGAAATGAATGGGGCAAACCATTTAACCTGGGTGCACCTTTAAATTCAGCCTACTGGGATTCTCAACCTGCTATAACACCAGACGGAAGTACTTTATATTTTGTAAGCAACCGGCCAGGAGGTCTCGGTGGATACGACATCTGGAAAAGCACACTCAATGATGAAGGAGAATGGGAGAAACCCATAAACCTGGGGCCAGAGATCAATACTGCTTATGACGAACACACGCCTTTTATTCATCCCGATGGAAAAACAATGTATTTCTCTTCAGATGGATGGCCCGGCTTTGGCAATAAAGATTTGTTTTACAGTCGACTGGACGAGCATAACAATTGGGCTAAACCAGTGAATTTGGGTTACCCGATCAATACATTTAATGAAGAAACTGGTTTAATCGTTACTCCAGATGGCACAGAGGGTTTGCTGAGTTCTAACATTGCAGGTGGTTTTGGCGACATGGATATTTATCGCTTTAAAATGCCCCAACATGCAAAACCACAACTAATTACTTATGTAAAAGGAATTGTTAAAGACAGGCAGACGAGCAGCTTACTGGAAGCCAGGATACAAGTAGTTGATTTGAAGAGTAAACATGCCGTATACAGCGACTATACATCTGAAAGTGGAGATTTTTTAGCGGTGATGCCAATTGGAAGCGATTATGCTTTTAATGTAAGTGCAGATGGCTATCTTTTCTATTCTCAAAACTTTGAATTAAACAAAGCTTATGTGAGCAAGCCATTTGTTATGGAAATTTTAATGGATAAAATTAGGATTGGTACAGATGTGACGTTGAGGAATATTTTTTTTGACACCAATAAGTATGAATTGCTGGAAAGCTCTGTAGTGGAACTAAATAACCTCGTTGATTTATTGGTTTTGAACAAAAACATTGCTATCGAAATACAAGGACATACAGATAATATTGGTAACAGCCTATTGAATGAAAAGCTATCGCTAAACAGGGCAAAGGCAGTATACGACTATCTTGTAGCGCATAAAATTAACCCAGTAAAGTTAAGTTACAAAGGCTTGGGTGCAAAAAATCCCCTGGTTACCAATGATACAGAGGAGGGCAGAAAGCAAAATAGAAGAACTTCGTTTATAATTACGAAGCTCTAG
- a CDS encoding bifunctional 5,10-methylenetetrahydrofolate dehydrogenase/5,10-methenyltetrahydrofolate cyclohydrolase, which produces MQLLDGKFASEKIKLEIAAEAAEFLTSTGRKPHLVAILVGNDGGSETYVASKMKNCEKVGFQSSLIRYDNSVTEEELLAKVREINNDEGVDGLIVQLPLPKHIDPEKVTETIDYRKDVDGFHPVNLGRMMRNLPCFIPATPYGILLMLQAYQIDTVGKHCVVVGRSNIVGSPMSILMARNANPGNCTVTLTHSKTSNLKELVLQGDIIVAAIGRKNFVTADMVKPGAIVIDVGINRETSETTKSGYKLFGDVDFENVAPISSWITPVPGGVGLMTIVGLLKNTLASAKKEIYS; this is translated from the coding sequence ATGCAGTTATTAGACGGAAAATTTGCATCAGAAAAAATAAAACTTGAAATAGCAGCGGAAGCGGCAGAATTTTTAACATCCACTGGCAGAAAACCACATCTGGTGGCGATTTTGGTTGGTAATGATGGCGGTAGTGAAACCTATGTAGCCAGTAAGATGAAAAATTGCGAGAAGGTTGGCTTTCAATCGTCTTTAATTAGATACGACAACAGTGTTACTGAAGAGGAACTGCTGGCGAAGGTTCGTGAAATTAACAACGATGAAGGTGTTGACGGTTTAATTGTACAATTGCCCCTACCTAAACACATAGATCCGGAGAAGGTTACCGAAACCATTGATTACAGAAAAGACGTTGATGGCTTTCACCCGGTAAATCTTGGTAGAATGATGCGCAACCTGCCTTGTTTTATTCCTGCCACCCCTTACGGAATTTTACTGATGTTACAAGCGTACCAAATTGATACCGTTGGTAAACATTGTGTAGTTGTAGGCCGGAGCAATATAGTTGGCAGTCCGATGAGTATTTTAATGGCGCGTAATGCTAACCCTGGCAATTGCACCGTAACACTTACACACAGCAAAACTTCTAACTTAAAAGAATTGGTTTTACAGGGCGATATCATTGTAGCAGCTATTGGTAGAAAAAACTTTGTCACAGCAGATATGGTTAAACCTGGTGCCATAGTAATTGATGTGGGCATCAACAGAGAAACTTCTGAAACCACTAAATCTGGCTATAAGTTATTTGGAGATGTTGATTTTGAAAACGTTGCACCAATATCTTCATGGATTACACCCGTACCTGGTGGAGTGGGATTAATGACCATTGTAGGCCTGTTAAAAAACACATTGGCATCAGCTAAAAAGGAAATTTACAGCTAA
- the lepA gene encoding translation elongation factor 4, with the protein MKHIRNFCIIAHIDHGKSTLADRLLEYTKTISQREAQAQLLDNMDLERERGITIKSHAIQMNYKVGDIEYNFNLIDTPGHVDFSYEVSRSIAACEGALLIVDASQGIQAQTISNLYLALEHDLEIIPILNKMDLPGAMPEEVKDQIIDLIGCKREDIIPASGKTGMGIPDIIQAIVDRVPAPVGDPDAPLQALIFDSVFNPFRGIIAYYKVVNGEIKKGDKVKFINTGKQYLADEVGILKLDMAPRTVVKTGDVGYIISGIKEAREVKVGDTITTVDRPSPDSIQGFEEVKPMVFAGIYPVDTDEFEELREAMHKLQLNDASIVFEPESSAALGFGFRCGFLGMLHMEIIQERLEREFDMTVITTVPNVSYIAKTTRGEEVIVNNPSDLPDPSKLDSVEEPFIKANIITKADFVGPVMSLCIQKRGIIVNQSYLTSDRVELVFEMPMGEIVFDFYDKLKTISKGYASFDYHQVGYRKSDLVRLDMLLNEEPVDALSSLIHRSNAYDFGKKICEKLRELIPRQQFEIKIQASIGAKVIARETLSALRKDVTAKCYGGDISRKRKLLEKQKQGKKRMRQVGNVEIPQTAFMAVLKLD; encoded by the coding sequence ATGAAGCACATACGTAATTTTTGCATAATTGCACATATTGATCACGGGAAGAGTACATTGGCTGACCGTTTATTAGAATATACTAAAACCATTAGTCAGCGTGAGGCTCAGGCCCAACTCCTGGACAACATGGATTTGGAACGTGAACGTGGTATCACGATAAAAAGCCATGCCATACAAATGAACTATAAGGTTGGGGATATTGAATACAATTTCAACCTGATTGATACGCCAGGACACGTAGATTTCTCATATGAGGTTTCCCGTTCCATTGCAGCTTGTGAAGGTGCTTTATTGATTGTAGATGCCTCTCAGGGTATCCAGGCGCAGACCATTTCAAACCTTTACCTGGCACTTGAACATGATCTGGAAATTATTCCCATCTTAAATAAGATGGATTTACCCGGGGCTATGCCAGAAGAGGTAAAAGACCAAATTATTGATTTAATTGGCTGTAAACGCGAAGATATTATTCCTGCATCCGGTAAAACCGGAATGGGGATTCCTGATATCATTCAGGCTATTGTAGACCGTGTTCCCGCTCCTGTCGGTGATCCGGATGCTCCCCTGCAAGCTTTAATCTTTGACTCTGTTTTTAATCCCTTCAGGGGAATTATTGCTTACTATAAAGTAGTAAACGGCGAAATTAAAAAAGGTGATAAAGTTAAATTCATCAATACAGGTAAACAATATCTAGCAGACGAGGTTGGAATTTTAAAGCTGGATATGGCGCCACGTACTGTGGTTAAAACCGGCGACGTGGGATACATCATTTCCGGTATTAAGGAAGCACGTGAAGTAAAAGTTGGTGACACAATTACAACTGTTGATAGACCCTCTCCAGATTCCATTCAAGGTTTTGAAGAAGTAAAACCAATGGTTTTTGCCGGCATCTATCCTGTAGATACAGACGAATTTGAAGAGCTGCGAGAAGCCATGCATAAACTTCAGCTCAATGATGCTTCGATAGTTTTTGAACCGGAAAGTTCTGCTGCACTAGGCTTCGGTTTCCGTTGCGGATTCCTGGGCATGCTGCACATGGAAATTATTCAGGAGCGTTTGGAGCGTGAATTTGACATGACTGTTATTACAACAGTGCCCAACGTATCTTACATTGCCAAAACCACTAGAGGCGAAGAAGTTATTGTAAATAACCCATCTGATTTACCAGACCCCAGCAAGCTTGACTCTGTTGAGGAGCCTTTTATTAAAGCAAACATCATTACTAAAGCCGATTTTGTGGGGCCTGTAATGTCTTTATGTATACAAAAACGCGGAATCATTGTGAACCAGTCATACTTGACTTCAGACCGGGTTGAACTCGTTTTTGAAATGCCCATGGGTGAGATTGTTTTTGACTTCTACGATAAGCTTAAAACGATTTCAAAAGGTTATGCGTCATTTGACTACCATCAGGTTGGTTACAGAAAATCTGATTTGGTAAGACTGGATATGCTGTTGAATGAAGAGCCTGTTGATGCTTTATCTTCACTGATCCATCGCAGCAATGCCTATGATTTTGGAAAGAAAATATGCGAGAAACTAAGAGAATTGATTCCCCGCCAGCAGTTTGAAATTAAAATCCAGGCTTCTATTGGGGCTAAGGTAATTGCCCGCGAAACGCTGAGCGCTTTGCGAAAAGACGTTACCGCTAAATGTTATGGTGGTGATATTTCCCGTAAACGCAAATTGCTGGAAAAACAAAAACAAGGAAAGAAAAGAATGCGCCAGGTAGGTAATGTGGAAATTCCACAAACTGCATTTATGGCTGTATTGAAATTGGATTAA
- the recQ gene encoding DNA helicase RecQ, protein MDVNKSLFDNLQTFFGFNNFKGDQEAIINNVLDKNNTFVIMPTGGGKSICYQLPALMNEGTAIVISPLIALMKNQVDQLRAFGGSDSIAHFLNSSLNKTEITQVKNDLLSGHTKLLYVAPESLSKQDNIDFLRLIKISFVAVDEAHCISEWGHDFRPEYRKIRQVISGLGDNIPIIALTATATPKVQQDIIKNLQMTEATLFKSSFNRPNLFYDIRPKRDVLKEIIRYIKQNTGKSGIIYCLSRKKVEEVAEALNLNGIKALPYHAGLEPKVRAETQDKFLMEDAEVIVATIAFGMGIDKPDVRFVIHHDIPKSMEGYYQETGRAGRDGGEGVCIAFYAQKDVDKLAKFMKDKPVAEREIGTQILKEVIDYAESAVCRRKQILHYFGENFDEAGCNCMCDNCKKPKQLFNAEEPLGVLLKMIQNIGGKFDDAHILNIFMGMETAQTIAYEHHKLPEYGSGKADGELLWKSLVRQAVLNNFLSKDIDNYGLLRLTEAGLKFIESPYALKFFLNEHIESAADDDEDDVKHGTGTLDTQLFQLLKDLNRKIAKQKNLPPFVIFQDPSLEEMCTHYPINMEELKQISGVGNGKALKFGKPFIELINKYVVDNDVERPVDLIIKTQANKSQLKVSIIQNVDRQIRLEDIAKAKGITYDEILKEIEAIVNSGTKLNLDYFIDEMIDEDRQDEVFDYFRGAEIDSIDDALKDLGEEDYTREEIQLMRIKFMSELGN, encoded by the coding sequence ATGGACGTGAATAAGTCGTTGTTTGACAACTTACAAACCTTTTTTGGTTTCAATAATTTCAAAGGTGATCAAGAAGCCATCATCAACAATGTTCTTGATAAGAATAACACCTTTGTGATTATGCCAACGGGTGGTGGGAAGTCTATATGCTACCAGTTACCTGCTTTGATGAACGAAGGTACTGCAATTGTCATATCACCACTCATTGCCCTGATGAAAAATCAGGTCGATCAGCTACGTGCTTTCGGAGGAAGCGATAGCATAGCACATTTTTTAAATTCGTCTTTAAATAAAACGGAGATTACCCAGGTTAAGAACGATCTGTTGAGTGGGCATACCAAGTTGTTATATGTGGCACCAGAGTCTCTTTCAAAGCAGGATAATATCGATTTTCTACGGTTAATCAAGATTTCTTTTGTGGCTGTTGATGAAGCGCATTGTATCTCTGAATGGGGACATGATTTTCGTCCAGAATACCGCAAAATCAGGCAGGTGATTAGTGGATTGGGAGACAATATCCCAATCATAGCACTTACAGCTACGGCAACACCAAAAGTGCAGCAAGATATCATCAAAAACTTGCAAATGACCGAAGCAACTTTGTTTAAGTCTTCTTTTAACAGGCCTAATTTGTTCTATGATATCCGTCCCAAGCGAGATGTACTTAAAGAAATTATCAGGTACATTAAACAGAATACGGGTAAATCAGGGATTATATACTGTTTAAGCCGTAAAAAAGTTGAAGAAGTAGCCGAGGCGCTGAATTTAAACGGCATCAAGGCATTGCCTTATCATGCTGGTCTGGAGCCGAAGGTAAGAGCGGAAACCCAGGATAAGTTTTTAATGGAAGACGCAGAGGTAATTGTGGCTACTATTGCTTTCGGAATGGGGATCGATAAGCCTGATGTTCGCTTTGTAATCCACCATGATATTCCGAAAAGTATGGAGGGCTATTATCAGGAAACCGGACGTGCCGGACGTGATGGCGGAGAAGGTGTTTGTATTGCGTTTTATGCTCAAAAGGATGTAGATAAACTGGCTAAGTTTATGAAAGATAAGCCTGTTGCGGAGCGCGAAATAGGCACACAAATCCTTAAAGAAGTGATCGATTATGCGGAGTCCGCAGTTTGTCGCAGAAAGCAGATCTTACATTATTTTGGGGAGAACTTTGACGAAGCTGGATGTAACTGCATGTGTGATAACTGCAAGAAACCAAAACAACTTTTTAATGCAGAAGAGCCACTTGGCGTTCTGTTGAAAATGATTCAGAACATAGGCGGAAAGTTTGATGATGCCCATATCCTGAATATATTTATGGGGATGGAAACCGCTCAGACAATTGCATACGAGCACCATAAACTTCCTGAATATGGTTCTGGTAAGGCAGATGGCGAATTGTTATGGAAATCACTGGTGCGCCAAGCGGTATTAAATAACTTTTTATCCAAGGATATTGACAACTACGGATTGCTGAGACTTACAGAAGCAGGCTTAAAATTTATTGAAAGCCCTTATGCACTTAAATTTTTCTTAAACGAACACATTGAAAGTGCTGCTGATGATGATGAGGATGATGTAAAACATGGAACAGGCACGCTTGATACGCAATTGTTTCAACTTCTTAAAGATTTAAACAGAAAAATTGCCAAGCAAAAGAACCTGCCGCCGTTTGTGATCTTTCAAGATCCTTCATTGGAAGAGATGTGTACGCATTATCCAATAAATATGGAGGAACTAAAGCAGATTTCTGGTGTTGGAAATGGTAAGGCACTTAAGTTTGGAAAACCATTTATTGAGCTGATTAATAAATATGTGGTAGACAATGATGTTGAACGCCCTGTTGACCTGATCATTAAAACTCAGGCTAATAAATCTCAGCTAAAGGTTTCTATCATTCAAAATGTAGATCGCCAGATTAGACTGGAAGACATTGCAAAGGCAAAAGGGATCACTTATGATGAGATTCTAAAAGAAATTGAGGCCATTGTGAATTCCGGAACTAAGCTTAACCTGGATTATTTTATTGATGAAATGATTGATGAAGATCGGCAGGATGAAGTGTTCGATTACTTTAGAGGTGCAGAAATTGATTCTATAGATGATGCCTTAAAAGACCTTGGCGAAGAGGATTACACTCGTGAAGAAATTCAGTTGATGAGGATCAAATTTATGTCTGAATTAGGCAACTAA
- a CDS encoding SIS domain-containing protein, with protein MKSKKSIIAAGVNTLQLEAQAILGLINHINDDFATAVERIITSQGRVIITGIGKSAIIAQKIVATFNSTGTPAVFMHAADAVHGDLGMIQKDDIVMCLSKSGNTAEIKVLAPLLKRSGNLLIGMVGQLQSELALQADLILNTTVEKEACPHNLAPTTSTTAQLAMGDALAICLLHARAFNENDFARFHPGGSLGKRLYLKVAEMAIKNEKPTIRPDAPVKDVIIEISKNRLGAVVVIDHDLILGIITDGDIRRMLEKHTDLSNICARDIMNGNPKKIDKDMLAITALEIIKENNITQLLVTSKNGYFGLIHLHDLLHEGVL; from the coding sequence TTGAAAAGTAAAAAATCGATAATAGCAGCGGGAGTCAACACTTTACAGTTAGAAGCACAAGCTATTTTAGGTCTGATTAACCATATAAATGATGATTTCGCAACCGCCGTTGAACGGATAATAACAAGCCAGGGGCGCGTTATTATAACGGGAATTGGCAAGAGTGCTATCATTGCGCAGAAAATTGTTGCCACTTTTAATTCAACCGGTACACCAGCTGTTTTTATGCATGCTGCAGATGCCGTGCATGGCGACCTGGGCATGATCCAGAAAGATGATATCGTGATGTGTCTTTCTAAAAGCGGAAATACTGCCGAAATTAAAGTTCTGGCCCCTCTTTTAAAACGATCTGGAAATTTGCTGATTGGTATGGTAGGTCAATTGCAATCTGAGCTTGCGCTTCAGGCAGATTTGATTTTAAATACAACGGTTGAAAAAGAAGCTTGTCCGCACAACCTTGCACCAACCACAAGTACAACGGCACAACTTGCCATGGGCGATGCATTGGCCATTTGCCTGCTGCATGCCAGGGCATTCAATGAAAATGATTTTGCGCGTTTCCATCCAGGCGGTTCTTTAGGTAAAAGACTCTACCTCAAGGTTGCTGAAATGGCGATTAAAAATGAAAAACCAACCATCCGCCCGGATGCACCGGTAAAAGACGTAATTATAGAAATTAGTAAAAACCGTCTGGGGGCAGTTGTTGTTATTGATCATGATTTAATTCTGGGTATCATTACCGACGGCGATATCCGGAGGATGCTGGAAAAACACACAGATTTATCAAACATCTGTGCCAGGGATATCATGAACGGTAATCCTAAAAAAATAGATAAAGATATGCTGGCTATTACAGCACTTGAAATCATTAAAGAAAACAACATTACCCAGCTGCTGGTAACCAGCAAAAATGGGTATTTTGGATTAATACATTTACATGATCTCCTTCATGAAGGGGTTCTTTAA